In a single window of the Candidatus Rokuibacteriota bacterium genome:
- the purQ gene encoding phosphoribosylformylglycinamidine synthase subunit PurQ, giving the protein MKFGVVVFPGTWSDCDFHYVIGEVLHQPVSYVWHRETNLADFDCLVLPGGFSYGDYLRAGAVAGRSPVVEALPEFVARGGLVLGSCNGFQILCEARLLPGALMRNECLQYRCQSTWLRVESAETAFTRALRPGQVLRMPISHGEGKYYADWETLQALRAKKQIVFRYCTEDGRITKESNPNGSLESIAGLVNEDGTVLGMMPHPERAAENAMGGTDGLLIFHSLLGSLVEDGSFLKH; this is encoded by the coding sequence ATGAAATTCGGCGTCGTCGTCTTCCCCGGGACGTGGAGTGACTGCGACTTCCACTACGTCATCGGCGAGGTACTCCATCAACCGGTGAGCTATGTCTGGCACCGCGAGACGAACCTGGCCGACTTCGACTGTCTGGTCCTTCCGGGCGGCTTCTCCTACGGCGATTACCTGCGGGCGGGTGCCGTGGCGGGCCGGTCACCCGTGGTGGAGGCGCTCCCGGAGTTCGTGGCTCGCGGCGGCCTGGTGCTCGGCTCCTGCAACGGCTTCCAGATCCTCTGCGAGGCCAGGCTCCTTCCCGGCGCCCTGATGCGCAACGAGTGTCTCCAGTACCGCTGCCAGTCCACCTGGCTGCGGGTGGAGAGCGCCGAGACGGCGTTCACGCGCGCGCTCCGGCCCGGCCAGGTCCTGCGGATGCCCATCTCCCACGGCGAGGGGAAGTACTACGCCGACTGGGAGACGCTCCAGGCGCTCAGGGCCAAGAAGCAGATCGTGTTCCGGTACTGCACCGAGGACGGCCGGATCACCAAGGAGTCGAACCCCAACGGCTCCCTGGAGAGCATCGCGGGCCTCGTCAACGAGGACGGCACGGTGCTGGGCATGATGCCCCACCCGGAGCGGGCCGCCGAGAACGCCATGGGCGGCACCGATGGCCTGCTCATCTTCCACTCCCTCCTCGGCAGCCTCGTCGAGGACGGCAGCTTCCTCAAGCACTAG
- a CDS encoding adenylosuccinate lyase, translating into MIERYSRPEMARLWTQEAKYAAWLRVELAVCEAYGRRGLIPPEALGRLRARAAVDARRIDEIEGTTRHDLIAFLTNLEEAVGADSRYVHMGLTSSDVVDTAQACVLVQACEILLDSLEAFRRAVGALAVCHKDTLCVGRTHGIHAEPMAFGLKAAAWHAEAGRNLERLRRAREVVRVGKISGAVGTFAHVPPDVEEEVCHLLGLEPAPISTQVLQRDRHAELCGTLAIIAASLEKVALEIRSLQRTEVLEAEEPFAEGQKGSSAMPHKRNPVSCEQVCGLARVVRANAHAALENVALWHERDISHSSVERVILPDSTLLVDYMLSQMTRIIQGLRVSPERMQENMERSFGLMFSQRVLLALTDKGLPRQQAYELVQRSAMRAWQERTAFRDLLAADREVMARLGPAELEACFDAAWYVRHVDAIYKRLGLG; encoded by the coding sequence ATGATCGAGCGCTACAGCCGGCCGGAGATGGCACGTCTCTGGACGCAGGAGGCGAAGTACGCGGCCTGGCTGCGCGTGGAGCTCGCGGTGTGCGAGGCCTACGGCCGGCGCGGGCTCATCCCGCCAGAGGCGCTGGGGCGACTCAGGGCGCGCGCCGCCGTCGACGCACGCCGGATCGACGAGATCGAGGGGACCACGCGCCACGACCTCATCGCCTTCCTCACCAATCTCGAGGAGGCCGTCGGCGCCGATTCCCGCTACGTCCACATGGGCCTCACCTCCTCCGACGTGGTGGACACGGCCCAGGCCTGTGTGCTCGTGCAGGCATGCGAGATCCTGCTCGACAGCCTCGAGGCATTTCGCCGCGCCGTCGGGGCGCTCGCCGTCTGCCACAAGGACACGCTGTGCGTGGGCCGCACCCACGGGATCCACGCCGAGCCCATGGCGTTCGGGCTCAAGGCGGCGGCCTGGCATGCCGAGGCCGGCCGGAACCTCGAGAGGCTACGCCGCGCCCGCGAAGTCGTCCGGGTGGGCAAGATCTCGGGGGCGGTCGGCACGTTTGCCCACGTGCCTCCGGACGTGGAGGAGGAGGTGTGCCACCTGCTCGGGCTCGAGCCGGCGCCCATCTCCACCCAGGTGCTCCAGCGGGACCGGCACGCCGAGCTGTGCGGCACGCTGGCCATCATCGCCGCCTCGCTGGAGAAGGTGGCGCTGGAGATCCGGTCCCTGCAACGGACCGAGGTGCTGGAGGCGGAGGAGCCGTTCGCCGAGGGGCAGAAGGGCAGCAGCGCCATGCCCCACAAGCGCAACCCGGTCTCCTGCGAGCAGGTCTGCGGGCTGGCGCGCGTGGTGCGGGCGAATGCCCACGCCGCGCTGGAGAACGTGGCGCTGTGGCACGAGCGCGACATCAGCCACTCGTCCGTGGAGCGGGTGATCCTGCCGGACTCCACGCTCCTGGTGGACTACATGCTGTCCCAGATGACGCGGATCATCCAGGGGCTGCGCGTCTCCCCGGAGCGGATGCAGGAGAACATGGAGCGGAGCTTCGGGCTCATGTTCTCCCAGCGGGTGCTCCTGGCGCTCACGGACAAGGGCCTGCCCCGCCAGCAGGCCTACGAGCTGGTCCAGCGCAGCGCTATGCGGGCCTGGCAGGAGCGGACCGCCTTCCGAGACCTGCTCGCCGCCGACCGCGAGGTCATGGCGCGGCTCGGCCCCGCGGAGCTGGAGGCCTGCTTCGACGCCGCCTGGTACGTGAGACACGTGGACGCCATCTACAAGCGGCTCGGCCTGGGCTGA
- a CDS encoding phosphoribosylglycinamide formyltransferase: protein MPEGSRLRIGVLASGRGSNLCAILAAVEGGRMRAQVVVVVSDRAGAGALGIARTHGVEALFVDPELHPGREAYDRALAAALEEREVGLVCLAGFMRILSPGFVRHLQGRLLNIHPALLPAFPGLHAQRQALAHGVRVSGATVHFVDDGVDTGPIVLQAAVPVRQDDTEETLSDRILAEEHRLYPEAIRLFAEGRLRVEGRRVRIVEEP, encoded by the coding sequence ATGCCTGAGGGCTCGCGGCTTCGCATCGGCGTGCTGGCCTCGGGCCGCGGCTCCAACCTCTGCGCCATCCTCGCCGCCGTCGAGGGCGGACGGATGCGGGCGCAGGTCGTGGTCGTCGTCTCGGATCGCGCCGGGGCGGGGGCGCTCGGGATCGCGCGGACTCACGGCGTCGAGGCGCTGTTCGTGGATCCGGAGCTGCATCCCGGCCGCGAGGCCTACGACCGAGCCCTGGCTGCGGCTCTGGAGGAGCGGGAGGTGGGGCTCGTGTGCCTGGCGGGATTCATGCGCATCCTGAGCCCGGGCTTCGTCCGCCACCTCCAGGGCCGGCTGCTCAACATCCACCCCGCGCTCCTTCCCGCCTTCCCGGGGCTGCACGCCCAGCGGCAGGCGCTCGCCCACGGCGTCCGCGTCTCGGGGGCGACCGTCCACTTCGTGGACGACGGCGTGGACACGGGTCCCATCGTGCTCCAGGCCGCGGTCCCGGTGCGCCAGGACGACACCGAGGAGACGCTGTCCGACCGCATCCTGGCAGAGGAGCACCGCCTCTATCCCGAAGCGATCCGCCTCTTCGCCGAGGGCCGACTCCGCGTCGAGGGTCGCCGCGTCCGCATCGTGGAGGAGCCATGA
- the purH gene encoding bifunctional phosphoribosylaminoimidazolecarboxamide formyltransferase/IMP cyclohydrolase: MSRVRRALISVHDKRGIVDFARGLAALGVEILSTGGTAALLRGAGIAVVDVAEVTGFPELLDGRVKTLHPKIHGGILARRASPEHMAALEAHRIQPIDLVVVALYPFEQTVARPDVTLAEAVENIDIGGPSMIRGAAKNHDSVGVVTDPAQYPGVLEELGRGDGALSPETRYRLAQEAFRRTAQYDAAIAAYLRDPGARGGRRPVSGADEEEPGVGEALLPPRLVLEAERVQPLRYGENPHQSAAFYRLPGVPAGLAAAEHLHGPALSYNNLLDWSAALSLLLEFDDPAAVVIKHTNPCGVALGGSAGEAVRRAKACDPISIYGGIVGVNGRLDLEVVKELSGILLEILFAPDFAPEALEELRRTKKKCRVFRLPCRRSDYPARLMETRSVLGGLLVQDADLADLDPGALKVVSRRPPTEAEGRALRFAWRVAKHAKSNAIVLASAQQVIGVGAGQMNRVDSARIAVMRARAVGLETRGTVCASDAFFPFRDGLDVVAQAGATAALHPGGSVRDEEVIAAADEHGMALVTTGIRHFRH; encoded by the coding sequence ATGAGCAGGGTGCGCCGCGCGCTCATCAGCGTGCACGACAAGCGTGGCATCGTGGACTTCGCCAGGGGGCTCGCCGCCCTCGGCGTCGAGATTCTCTCCACGGGGGGCACGGCTGCGCTCCTGCGCGGGGCCGGCATCGCCGTGGTGGATGTGGCCGAGGTCACCGGTTTCCCCGAGCTGCTGGACGGGCGCGTCAAGACGCTGCACCCGAAGATCCACGGTGGCATCCTCGCCCGGCGCGCGTCGCCGGAGCACATGGCGGCGCTCGAGGCTCATCGGATCCAGCCCATCGACCTCGTCGTGGTGGCGCTCTACCCGTTCGAGCAGACGGTGGCCCGCCCCGACGTGACGCTGGCGGAGGCCGTCGAGAACATCGACATCGGGGGCCCCAGCATGATCCGCGGCGCCGCCAAGAACCACGACAGCGTGGGCGTCGTGACCGACCCCGCGCAGTACCCGGGCGTGCTCGAGGAGCTCGGGCGGGGCGACGGGGCGCTGTCGCCTGAGACCCGGTATCGGCTGGCGCAGGAGGCCTTCAGGCGAACGGCCCAGTACGACGCAGCCATCGCCGCCTATCTGCGCGATCCCGGCGCTCGCGGCGGGCGACGCCCGGTCTCGGGCGCGGATGAGGAGGAGCCTGGCGTGGGGGAGGCACTCCTGCCTCCCCGGCTGGTGCTGGAGGCCGAGCGCGTCCAGCCGCTCCGCTACGGCGAGAACCCGCACCAGTCGGCGGCCTTCTACCGGCTGCCGGGCGTGCCGGCCGGGCTCGCGGCCGCCGAGCACCTTCACGGCCCCGCGCTGTCCTACAACAACCTGCTCGACTGGTCGGCGGCGCTCTCGCTCCTGCTCGAGTTCGACGACCCGGCGGCCGTGGTCATCAAGCACACGAACCCCTGCGGCGTCGCGCTGGGCGGGAGCGCCGGCGAGGCCGTCCGCCGGGCCAAGGCCTGCGACCCGATCTCCATCTACGGCGGCATCGTCGGGGTGAACGGACGGCTCGACCTCGAGGTGGTGAAGGAGCTGTCGGGGATCCTGCTGGAGATCCTCTTCGCTCCGGACTTCGCCCCCGAGGCGCTGGAGGAGCTGCGGCGCACCAAGAAGAAGTGCCGGGTCTTCCGGCTGCCGTGTCGCCGTTCGGACTACCCGGCGCGCTTGATGGAGACGCGCAGCGTCCTGGGCGGGCTTCTCGTCCAGGACGCCGACCTCGCTGACCTCGATCCCGGCGCGCTCAAGGTCGTCTCCCGGCGCCCGCCCACCGAGGCCGAGGGGCGCGCGCTCCGCTTCGCCTGGCGCGTGGCCAAGCACGCCAAGTCCAACGCGATCGTGCTGGCCTCGGCGCAGCAGGTGATCGGCGTGGGGGCGGGGCAGATGAACCGCGTGGACTCCGCCCGCATCGCGGTGATGCGGGCCAGGGCGGTCGGGCTCGAAACGCGGGGCACCGTCTGCGCCTCCGACGCCTTCTTCCCCTTCCGGGATGGCCTCGATGTGGTGGCGCAGGCCGGGGCCACGGCGGCGCTGCATCCTGGAGGATCGGTCCGGGACGAGGAAGTCATCGCCGCCGCCGACGAGCACGGCATGGCGCTCGTCACCACTGGCATCCGCCACTTCAGGCACTAG
- the purL gene encoding phosphoribosylformylglycinamidine synthase subunit PurL produces MTGAEPKVTQELALAHGLTAEEYDRIIRRLGREPSFTELGLFSALWSEHCAYKHSRVFLRALPTQAPHVLQGPGENAGIVDLGGDLALAFKMESHNHPSFIEPFQGAATGVGGILRDIFTMGARPIAILDSLRFGEPEEPRTRRLIDGVVAGISWYGNCFGVPNLGGEVGFGPEYAGNPLVNVMAVGLVRKDRILRARAEGPGNPVLYVGAKTGRDGIHGATMASATFDEGAEERRPTVQVGDPFTEKLLLEACLEAMQTGAVVGIQDMGAAGLACACSEMPARAGTGMEVELSRVPQREAGMTPYEIMLSESQERMLLVAARGREDEIRRLFAKWDLDAVEIGTVTDDGMLRARMHGEVVAEVPVKALADEAPVYEKPTARPGWQDELAAFDPLALPPGMDPDRALLALVGAPTVASKEWVYRQYDQQVGINTLVLPGSDAGILRVKGTPKAVAVTADCNARLTYLDPRRGAAMAVAEAARNLTVSGARPLGLTDCLNFGSPERPEILWQFKEAVAGIAEACDALQIPVVGGNVSFYNETMGRAILPTPVIGMAGVIEEAESHCTQWFKESGDRVALLGPEGVSLGGSQYLWTLHRMLAGRLAPLDLDVERAVQEACLAAIEARLLRSAHDCSEGGLAVAVAEACTSGPEVIGAEIDLPGSAQPELALFGEGPSRIVVSVPADAGRALETLMGEFAVPWRWIGVVGGPRLVIRMGGAGAVSLPVTQVAQEWRTGFERHVS; encoded by the coding sequence GTGACCGGGGCCGAGCCTAAGGTCACGCAGGAACTCGCCCTCGCCCACGGCCTCACGGCCGAGGAATACGATCGCATCATCCGGCGGCTCGGTCGCGAGCCGTCCTTCACCGAGCTCGGGCTGTTCTCCGCGCTGTGGTCCGAGCACTGCGCCTACAAGCACTCGCGCGTCTTCCTGCGTGCGCTGCCCACGCAGGCGCCGCACGTGCTGCAAGGGCCCGGGGAGAACGCCGGGATCGTGGACCTCGGCGGGGACCTGGCGCTTGCGTTCAAAATGGAGAGCCATAACCATCCCTCGTTCATCGAACCCTTCCAGGGGGCGGCCACGGGTGTGGGGGGGATCCTCCGCGACATCTTCACCATGGGTGCCCGGCCCATCGCGATCCTGGACTCGCTGCGCTTCGGCGAACCGGAGGAGCCGAGGACCCGCCGGCTCATCGACGGCGTCGTGGCCGGCATCAGCTGGTACGGCAACTGCTTCGGTGTGCCCAACCTCGGCGGCGAGGTAGGCTTCGGGCCCGAGTACGCCGGCAACCCGCTCGTGAACGTCATGGCGGTCGGGCTGGTGCGGAAGGACCGCATCCTGCGCGCGCGCGCCGAGGGGCCCGGCAACCCCGTCCTCTACGTCGGCGCCAAGACCGGCCGCGATGGGATCCACGGTGCCACCATGGCTTCGGCCACCTTCGACGAAGGGGCCGAGGAGCGGCGTCCCACCGTGCAGGTGGGGGATCCCTTCACCGAGAAGCTCCTGCTCGAGGCCTGCCTGGAGGCCATGCAGACCGGGGCCGTGGTGGGCATCCAGGACATGGGCGCCGCCGGCCTGGCGTGCGCCTGCTCCGAGATGCCCGCGCGGGCGGGGACGGGGATGGAGGTGGAGCTCTCCCGCGTTCCCCAGCGCGAGGCGGGCATGACCCCGTACGAGATCATGCTCTCCGAGTCCCAGGAGCGAATGCTGCTGGTGGCCGCCCGCGGGCGCGAGGACGAGATCCGTCGCCTCTTCGCCAAGTGGGACCTGGACGCCGTCGAGATCGGCACGGTGACGGACGACGGGATGCTGCGGGCGCGCATGCACGGCGAGGTGGTGGCCGAGGTGCCCGTCAAGGCGCTGGCCGACGAGGCGCCTGTCTACGAGAAGCCCACGGCCCGGCCGGGCTGGCAGGATGAGCTCGCGGCGTTCGACCCGCTGGCGCTGCCTCCCGGGATGGATCCGGATCGGGCGCTCCTGGCCCTCGTGGGGGCGCCCACGGTGGCCTCGAAGGAGTGGGTCTACCGGCAATACGATCAGCAGGTGGGGATCAACACGCTGGTCCTGCCGGGTTCCGACGCCGGGATCCTCCGCGTCAAGGGAACCCCGAAGGCCGTCGCCGTAACCGCCGACTGTAACGCCCGTCTCACCTATCTCGACCCCCGCCGGGGAGCGGCCATGGCCGTGGCCGAGGCCGCCCGTAACCTGACCGTGAGCGGGGCCCGACCGCTGGGGCTCACCGATTGCCTGAACTTCGGCTCGCCGGAGCGCCCCGAGATCCTGTGGCAGTTCAAGGAGGCCGTGGCGGGTATCGCCGAGGCCTGCGATGCGCTGCAAATCCCTGTGGTGGGCGGAAACGTGTCCTTTTACAATGAGACCATGGGGCGGGCGATCCTGCCCACTCCCGTGATCGGGATGGCCGGGGTGATCGAGGAGGCCGAGAGCCACTGCACCCAGTGGTTCAAGGAGTCCGGAGACCGGGTGGCGCTCCTGGGCCCGGAGGGGGTGAGCCTCGGGGGGTCGCAGTACCTGTGGACGCTTCACCGGATGCTCGCAGGCCGGCTGGCCCCGCTTGACCTGGACGTCGAGCGGGCTGTCCAGGAGGCCTGCCTCGCGGCGATCGAGGCGCGACTGCTCAGGTCGGCGCACGATTGCTCGGAGGGGGGACTCGCGGTAGCGGTGGCCGAGGCCTGCACCAGCGGGCCCGAGGTGATCGGCGCCGAGATCGACCTGCCAGGGAGCGCGCAGCCGGAGCTGGCGCTGTTCGGAGAGGGGCCGTCGCGCATCGTCGTCTCGGTTCCCGCGGATGCCGGCCGGGCCCTCGAGACCCTGATGGGGGAGTTCGCGGTGCCGTGGCGCTGGATCGGCGTGGTAGGCGGCCCCCGGCTCGTTATCCGGATGGGCGGCGCGGGCGCGGTGAGCCTGCCGGTGACGCAGGTCGCGCAGGAGTGGAGGACCGGCTTTGAGCGTCATGTCAGCTGA
- a CDS encoding insulinase family protein: MPEGYRKHVLPCGIRVVAESIPHVRSVAVGIWVETGSRAEPEGRGGISHLIEHLVFKGTATRSAEEIARAIDGVGGHMDAFTAKEHTCFYVSVLDEHLPLATELLTDILMRPRFAADDIEKEKAVVFQEIKMVEDTPDDLIHDLFAERIWAGHPLGRSILGSWESVRGFGRETILAHFEEEYAPTNITVAVAGHVEPQQAVDLFAPRFEGFQRAAVPRRSAPPALQPGVDVVHKPLEQVHVVLGFPGIPDGAPERYALYLLNDIIGGSMSSRLFQEVRERQALAYSVHSGTQAFHDAGILYVYAGTDAANFGKVLKALLKELRALKKDGVTAAELRRAKDHLKGNLILSLESTSSRMNRLAKQELRFGSFLSVDDMLAAIDAVRLEELDALIHRVLDDERLCLLALGPVDRRHLPRDLTLR; the protein is encoded by the coding sequence GTGCCGGAGGGGTACCGCAAGCACGTCCTGCCCTGCGGCATCCGCGTGGTGGCTGAGTCCATCCCCCACGTCCGGTCGGTGGCCGTCGGCATCTGGGTGGAGACCGGCTCGCGTGCCGAACCCGAGGGCCGCGGCGGGATCTCCCACCTCATCGAGCACCTGGTCTTCAAGGGGACCGCCACGCGATCGGCCGAGGAGATCGCCCGCGCCATCGACGGGGTCGGGGGGCACATGGATGCCTTCACCGCCAAGGAGCACACCTGCTTCTACGTGAGCGTGCTCGACGAGCATCTCCCCCTGGCCACCGAGCTCCTGACGGACATCCTCATGCGCCCGCGCTTCGCCGCGGACGACATCGAGAAAGAAAAGGCGGTCGTGTTCCAGGAGATCAAGATGGTGGAGGACACGCCCGACGATCTCATCCACGATCTCTTCGCCGAGCGGATCTGGGCGGGCCACCCGCTGGGGCGATCCATCCTCGGCAGCTGGGAGTCGGTGCGGGGGTTCGGGCGCGAGACGATCCTTGCCCACTTCGAGGAGGAGTACGCCCCGACGAATATCACGGTGGCCGTGGCGGGGCACGTCGAGCCGCAGCAGGCGGTGGACCTATTCGCCCCGCGCTTCGAGGGCTTCCAGCGCGCAGCGGTCCCCCGGCGGAGCGCCCCCCCGGCGCTCCAGCCCGGCGTGGACGTCGTGCACAAGCCGCTGGAGCAGGTGCACGTGGTGCTGGGCTTCCCGGGGATCCCCGACGGCGCGCCGGAGCGCTACGCCCTCTACCTTCTCAACGACATCATCGGCGGCAGCATGTCCTCCAGGCTGTTTCAGGAGGTCCGGGAGCGCCAGGCCCTCGCCTACTCCGTGCACTCGGGGACCCAGGCCTTCCACGACGCCGGGATCCTCTACGTCTACGCGGGCACCGACGCCGCCAACTTCGGCAAGGTGCTCAAGGCGCTTCTGAAGGAGCTGCGCGCGCTCAAGAAGGACGGCGTGACGGCGGCGGAGCTCCGCCGGGCCAAGGACCACCTCAAGGGCAACCTGATCCTCTCCCTCGAGTCCACCTCGAGCCGGATGAATCGCCTCGCCAAGCAGGAGCTGCGCTTTGGCTCCTTTCTGTCGGTGGACGACATGCTCGCCGCCATCGACGCCGTGAGGCTCGAGGAGCTCGACGCGCTCATCCACCGCGTGCTCGACGACGAGCGGCTCTGTCTGCTGGCGCTGGGGCCCGTGGATCGGCGCCACCTCCCGCGCGACCTCACCCTGCGCTAG
- a CDS encoding tetratricopeptide repeat protein, with translation MNETQPERVFTLRELTRLLRLTARRATQLRRLGLLRAEGERYRFRDLVACRVAAALLEAGASVKQVREGLEGARRLAPDTEMPLTELRLVVADRRIVVEQGRLRFDARTGQGLLGFPETDLAREAAESLSWGMVRPLIPPAEAAEAWFARASAWDGDPEQWEAAVDAYERVLAVDPGYAAAWNNLGLLQHRMGHYERAGQCYEAAFAADETCAQAAFNLGSLHEDLGDVPASITWYRRALEMDPDYADAHFNLAGVLGKAGRAEAAVVHWRRYLDLDAGSAWAQIARSHLCETEGRSDGEAPAGEGDE, from the coding sequence GTGAACGAAACCCAGCCCGAGCGCGTCTTCACCCTCAGGGAGCTGACCCGGCTGCTGAGGCTCACTGCCCGGCGGGCGACCCAGCTCCGGCGCCTCGGGCTCCTGCGCGCCGAGGGCGAGCGCTACCGCTTCCGTGACCTCGTCGCCTGCCGGGTCGCCGCCGCACTCCTGGAGGCCGGGGCCAGCGTGAAGCAGGTGCGCGAGGGGCTCGAGGGCGCCCGCCGGCTCGCCCCCGACACGGAGATGCCGCTGACCGAGCTTCGGCTCGTGGTGGCGGATCGGCGCATCGTCGTCGAGCAGGGCCGCCTTCGGTTCGACGCGCGCACCGGCCAGGGGCTGCTCGGGTTTCCGGAGACGGACCTTGCCCGCGAGGCCGCCGAGTCCCTCTCATGGGGGATGGTCCGCCCGCTGATCCCGCCGGCGGAGGCCGCGGAAGCATGGTTCGCGCGCGCCTCGGCCTGGGATGGCGATCCCGAGCAGTGGGAGGCCGCGGTGGACGCCTACGAACGCGTCCTGGCCGTCGACCCCGGCTACGCGGCGGCGTGGAACAACCTCGGGTTGCTCCAGCACCGCATGGGCCATTATGAGCGAGCGGGGCAGTGCTACGAGGCCGCGTTCGCCGCCGACGAGACGTGCGCCCAGGCGGCCTTCAACCTCGGCTCGCTCCACGAGGATCTGGGCGACGTCCCCGCCTCCATCACGTGGTACCGCAGAGCGCTCGAGATGGACCCCGACTACGCCGACGCGCATTTCAACCTCGCCGGAGTGCTCGGGAAGGCCGGCCGCGCGGAGGCCGCGGTGGTCCACTGGCGGCGCTACCTCGACCTCGACGCCGGCAGCGCGTGGGCGCAGATCGCCCGCTCCCACCTCTGCGAGACCGAGGGGCGATCCGATGGCGAGGCGCCCGCCGGGGAGGGGGACGAATGA
- the purS gene encoding phosphoribosylformylglycinamidine synthase subunit PurS, with the protein MRARVLVRLKPGILDVQGASVKRALGGLGFDEVRDIRIGKVIELDLDGLDAAAARQRVQEMCARLLANPVTEDFTVELLPGRS; encoded by the coding sequence ATGAGGGCGCGGGTACTGGTGCGCCTCAAGCCGGGGATCCTGGACGTGCAGGGTGCTTCCGTGAAGCGCGCGCTCGGCGGGCTCGGCTTCGACGAGGTGCGGGACATCCGCATCGGGAAGGTCATCGAGCTGGACCTGGACGGGCTCGACGCCGCCGCGGCGCGCCAGCGGGTCCAGGAGATGTGTGCCCGCCTCTTGGCCAACCCCGTCACCGAGGACTTCACGGTCGAGCTCCTGCCAGGCCGCTCCTAG
- a CDS encoding amidophosphoribosyltransferase, producing MSADKLHDECGLYGIWNHPEAANVTYLGLYALQHRGQESAGIAATDGDRFHVEKAMGWVADVFGRERLRRLPGSRAIGHVRYSTAGSSNLRNAQPISAKTAHGPVAIGHNGNLVNAEELRRQLSQEGAVFQSSSDTEVILHLLARAEGATLVEQLALALSQVRGAYSLLLLTRSSLVAVRDPSGFRPLSLGRLGEAWVVASETCALDLIEAKFVRDIEPGEVLVIDDSGLTSYRPFRPQERLQCVFEYVYFARPDSVLWGRNVHVVRKALGRQLAREHPVPADLVIPVPDSGVGAALGFSEEAGIPYDSGLVRNHYVGRTFIEPSHGIRHFGVKVKLNPNREVLGGRRVVVVDDSIVRGTTSRKIVKMIRAAGAREVHMRISSPPIQWPCYYGIDTPTRKELIGASHDVREIQRYVGADSLGYLSLEGMLKATGNDPHDFCHACFSGQYRVGFESPDRSQLQLFEG from the coding sequence ATGTCAGCTGACAAGCTCCACGACGAGTGCGGCCTCTACGGGATCTGGAACCACCCCGAGGCGGCCAATGTCACCTACCTCGGGCTCTACGCCCTCCAGCACCGCGGCCAGGAGTCGGCCGGCATCGCGGCCACGGACGGCGACAGGTTCCACGTCGAGAAGGCCATGGGCTGGGTGGCGGATGTCTTCGGCCGCGAACGCCTCCGGCGACTCCCCGGCAGCCGCGCCATCGGGCATGTCCGCTACTCCACGGCTGGCAGCTCCAACCTGCGCAACGCCCAGCCCATCAGCGCCAAGACGGCCCACGGGCCCGTGGCTATCGGCCACAACGGCAACCTGGTCAACGCCGAGGAGCTGCGGCGGCAGCTCTCGCAGGAAGGCGCCGTCTTCCAGTCCTCCTCCGACACCGAGGTGATCCTCCACCTCCTGGCCCGTGCCGAGGGCGCCACGCTGGTGGAGCAGCTGGCCCTGGCGCTGTCGCAGGTGCGAGGCGCCTACAGCCTGCTCCTGCTCACGCGCTCCTCCCTCGTCGCGGTGCGGGACCCGTCGGGCTTCCGCCCGCTGTCGCTGGGCCGGCTGGGGGAGGCCTGGGTGGTCGCTTCCGAGACCTGCGCGCTGGACCTCATCGAGGCGAAGTTCGTGCGGGACATCGAGCCCGGCGAGGTGCTCGTCATCGACGACAGCGGGCTCACGAGCTACCGGCCGTTCCGTCCGCAGGAGCGCCTGCAGTGCGTCTTCGAGTACGTCTACTTCGCGCGCCCGGACTCCGTGCTCTGGGGGCGCAACGTGCACGTGGTCCGCAAGGCGCTGGGCCGCCAGCTCGCGCGCGAGCACCCGGTGCCGGCCGACCTCGTGATCCCGGTGCCTGACTCGGGAGTGGGCGCCGCGCTGGGCTTCTCCGAGGAGGCGGGCATCCCCTACGACAGCGGGCTGGTGCGCAACCACTACGTGGGGCGCACCTTCATCGAGCCGAGCCACGGCATCCGCCATTTCGGGGTGAAGGTCAAGCTGAACCCCAATCGGGAGGTGCTGGGTGGCCGGCGGGTGGTCGTGGTGGACGACTCGATCGTCCGCGGCACCACCAGCCGCAAGATCGTCAAGATGATCCGGGCCGCCGGGGCGCGCGAGGTGCACATGCGCATCTCCTCGCCGCCCATCCAGTGGCCCTGCTATTACGGCATCGACACGCCGACGCGGAAGGAGCTGATCGGCGCCAGCCACGACGTGCGGGAGATCCAGCGCTACGTCGGCGCCGACTCCCTGGGCTACCTCTCGCTCGAGGGGATGCTCAAGGCCACGGGGAACGATCCCCACGACTTCTGCCACGCCTGCTTCAGCGGGCAGTACCGCGTGGGCTTCGAGTCCCCCGACCGCTCCCAGCTCCAGCTCTTCGAAGGATGA